One Amaranthus tricolor cultivar Red isolate AtriRed21 chromosome 10, ASM2621246v1, whole genome shotgun sequence genomic window carries:
- the LOC130825139 gene encoding uncharacterized protein LOC130825139, whose translation MAIELALEDDLFFADLNRQISLLIDEDDDDYNYPVSHFPSISPQGFAGTRRVHHPPIMGSQYNLYQESSRRPSEIISKGTGVFIPQSSQPRRKYKQGKRSTHYYPAKSNNKQLNYTNNGKTNANIDHTNLSPFYTNTTINRFELTN comes from the exons ATGGCTATAGAATTAGCCTTAGAAGATGATCTTTTCTTTGCTGATTTAAATAGACAAATCTCTCTCTTGATtgatgaggatgatgatgattataattacCCAGTTTCCCATTTTCCTTCCATTTCCCCTCAG GGTTTTGCAGGAACAAGAAGAGTTCATCATCCACCAATAATGGGATCACAATACAATTTGTACCAAGAAAGTTCTAGAAGACCATCAGAAATAATTAGCAAAGGAACTGGTGTTTTTATTCCACAATCATCACAACCAAGAAGAAAATATAAGCAAGGAAAGCGTTCTACACATTATTACCCTGCCAAATCCAACAATAAGCAACTTAATTATACCAATAATGGAAAGACAAATGCCAATATTGATCATACTAATCTTTCTCCTTTTTACACTAATACTACAATTAATAGGTTTGAATTAACCAAttaa